CCAGGCAAGGTCCAGAATGTTTACCTGGACTTCGGGAATCTCGACGTAATGCGCCCGTGGCAGCAACTCGGCATGCGCCAGACGGGTTTCGTCGAGCAGAGGTTCATGCGTCTGCAGGATCGCGACCGGGTGAGGGAGCTGCGGCAGACGCTCTTCCAGCGGATAATTCCAGACGGCGTCGTAGGCATACCAGTGCTTGTCCAGTGGACGAATAGCCTCCGCGAAGACCCGCGCCGCACGCTCCAGCGGCACGTCCTTCGACCGGTCGGCCACGAGCACCTTCCAGCGGTCCTTGATCCAGGCTCCGTCCTCGGTCAGCTTCCGGTCGCGGGGCAGCGACTCGAGAATTTCCCTGCGCCTTTCCGGCGAACGGTAGGGAACGCCGCTCATTACGATACGGCGCACCAGGTCCGGCCGCGTCAGCGCCAGTTCGGTGGCGATCAGCACCCCCGTGTGCAGGCCGAACACGTCGACCGCGCCCTTGCCGCCGGCGCCAAAGCCGAGGCCGTCCAGCGCATCGGCCATCGAGCCGGCAAAGTCTGCCATCGTCGGCACGTCGGGAGGGCCGTCCGAGCTGCCGTAGCCGGGCGTATCGAAGGCCAGCGCCTCCCTGTCGCGGCCCATTTCCCTGAGCAGCATGTCGTATTCGAATGCCGACTTGTGGTTCTGGTGAAAGAACGCCAGCGGCGTCTTGCCGCTGCCTTCGGCATCCGGCCAGGCCCGGTGGTAGTGAATCTGTCCGAAGCGGCCATTCACGTAGCCGCGCTGATAGTTCGACATCGCTGACTATTTCACCCCGGGAAATGCCGGCCCGGCGAGCACCGGGCGGCTGTTCCTGATCTTCATGAAAGAAAAGCTCCGGCCGATCTGTCGGCCGGAGCTTTTTCGAATGATGCTAGAAGTCGTAAACGACCCTGAGGCCGATGGTGCGCTTCTCGGCGGGGGTGACCGCCACGCCCTGGCTGTACAGGAACGCGAACAGGAAGGTGCCGGAGAAATCGGACCAGCGGGCGCCCGCCAGGTAGTTGTCGT
The Gammaproteobacteria bacterium genome window above contains:
- a CDS encoding alpha/beta fold hydrolase, translated to MSNYQRGYVNGRFGQIHYHRAWPDAEGSGKTPLAFFHQNHKSAFEYDMLLREMGRDREALAFDTPGYGSSDGPPDVPTMADFAGSMADALDGLGFGAGGKGAVDVFGLHTGVLIATELALTRPDLVRRIVMSGVPYRSPERRREILESLPRDRKLTEDGAWIKDRWKVLVADRSKDVPLERAARVFAEAIRPLDKHWYAYDAVWNYPLEERLPQLPHPVAILQTHEPLLDETRLAHAELLPRAHYVEIPEVQVNILDLAWKQFAREMRLWLDKPAP